Proteins encoded within one genomic window of Mauremys mutica isolate MM-2020 ecotype Southern chromosome 11, ASM2049712v1, whole genome shotgun sequence:
- the ACSBG1 gene encoding long-chain-fatty-acid--CoA ligase ACSBG1 isoform X4, translated as MFRKRLLLAGIVNVRNIILNTLQPKGINILRRTLTDKQNISKESLTYSEKIQDKGKEPPEPLWTTFADSVVKLRIDHSCSQTPITVHQMFKETVDKYGPLNAMASKKNGEWEKITFAEYYNLSWKAAKSFLKLGLERFHSVAILGFNSPEWFVSAVGAIFAGGIVTGIYATNSPEACHYIAYDCKANIIVVENQKQLDKIMQIWSRLPCLKAVVLYNDSLPERHPNLYTITWTAAHASRAGDMQPAEIQQEIIVSYLPLSHIAAQIYDLWTGIKWGEQVYFAEPDALKGSLVNTLKEAQPTSHMGVPRVWEKIMEKLKDTSAQSGFMKKKVLSWAMSISLERNLSCSGSSDLKPFRTRLADYLVLAKIRSALGFSHCQKHFSGAAPLTTETLDFFLSLNIPLYQAYGMSETTGPHCMSGPYVYRRRSCGKAVPGCKVKLVNEDADGNGEICFWGRTVFMGYLNMEDKTKEAIDNDGWLHSGDLGRLDKDGFLYVTGRIKELIITAGGENVPPIPIEDEVKKELPIVSNAMLIGDQKKFLSMLLTLKSTLDPDTSDPTDNLTEQAREFCQKIGSKATTVSEIVATRDQAVYQAIQEGINRVNMKSTASVQHIQKWTVLERDFSISGGEFGPTMKLKRPAVLEKYKDEINSFYKE; from the exons AGCCTTTATGGACTACATTTGCTGATAGTGTGGTCAAGCTCAGAATAGATCACTCATGTTCACAAACTCCAATAACAGTTCATCAGATGTTCAAAGAGACTGTGGATAAATATGGGCCGCTCAATGCTATGGCCAGCAAAAAGAATGGAGAATgggaaaaaatcacatttgcagAGTATTACAATCTTTCCTGGAAAGCAGCCAAAAGCTTTTTGAAG CTTGGTCTTGAACGATTCCACAGTGTAGCAATACTTGGATTTAACTCTCCAGAATGGTTCGTTTCAGCGGTTGGGGCTATTTTTGCTGG AGGAATTGTCACAGGCATCTATGCAACCAACTCTCCCGAGGCCTGCCACTACATTGCTTATGACTGCAAAGCCAATATCATTGTGGTAGAAAATCAAAAACAACTGGACAAGATAATGCAG ATCTGGAGTCGTCTACCGTGCTTGAAAGCAGTTGTGCTATACAATGACTCTTTGCCAGAGAGACATCCCAATTTATATACG ATAACCTGGACGGCAGCACATGCCAGCAGAGCAGGGGATATGCAACCAGCAGAAATCCAACAGGAGATTATAGTCAGTTACCTCCCGCTCAGCCACATAGCTGCTCAGATATATGACCTCTGGACTGGAATCAAGTGGGGAGAGCAAGTTTACTTTGCTGAGCCAGATGCTTTAAAG GGCAGCTTGGTCAATACACTGAAAGAAGCACAGCCAACATCTCATATGGGAGTTCCACGAGTATGGGAGAAAATCATGGAGAAATTAAAGGACACATCTGCTCAGTCGGGATTTATGAAAAAGAAAGTGTTATCATGGGCCATGTCCATTAGCTTAGAGAGGAACCTAAGCTGCTCAGGAAG CAGTGACTTGAAGCCCTTTCGAACAAGATTAGCAGACTACTTAGTACTTGCAAAAATCCGCAGTGCTCTGGGATTTTCCCACTGTCAGAAGCATTTCTCTGGTGCTGCTCCTCTCACTACAGAAACTCTGGATTTCTTCTTGAGTCTGAACATCCCCTTGTACCAGGCGTATGGGATGAGTGAGACCACAGGCCCGCACTGCATGTCTGGGCCATATGTTTACAGACGTCGCAG CTGTGGCAAAGCAGTGCCTGGCTGCAAAGTGAAACTGGTGAATGAGGATGCAGATGGCAATGGAGAAATTTGTTTCTGGGGAAGAACTGTTTTCATGGGTTATTTAAATATGGAGGATAAAACAAAAGAAGCCATTGATAATGATGGGTGGTTGCATTCTGGAGACCTGGGAAGACTAGACAAGGACGGCTTCCTCTATGTTACTGGAAGAATTAAAG AGTTAATTATTACAGCTGGAGGTGAAAATGTGCCTCCGATCCCAATTGAAGATGAGGTCAAAAAGGAACTGCCAATTGTTAGCAATGCTATGTTGATTGGAGATCAAAAGAAGTTCTTATCAATGTTACTGACCTTAAAG AGTACTCTGGACCCAGATACATCCGATCCTACTGACAATCTGACTGAGCAAGCCAGAGAATTCTGCCAGAAAATTGGCAGCAAAGCCACTACAGTGTCAGAGATTGTGGCAACAAGAGATCAGGCTGTTTACCAGGCCATTCAAGAAGGAATCAACAGAGTCAACATGAAGTCCACTGCCAGTGTTCAGCATATTCAGAAATGGACAGTCCTGGAAAGAGATTTCTCCATTTCTGGTGGAGAATTTG GTCCTACGATGAAATTAAAACGACCTGCTGTGCTTGAAAAATACAAAGATGAAATTAATTCATTTTACAAAGAATAA
- the ACSBG1 gene encoding long-chain-fatty-acid--CoA ligase ACSBG1 isoform X1: protein MFRKRLLLAGIVNVRNIILNTLQPKGINILRRTLTDKQNISKESLTYSEKIQDKGKEPPEPLWTTFADSVVKLRIDHSCSQTPITVHQMFKETVDKYGPLNAMASKKNGEWEKITFAEYYNLSWKAAKSFLKLGLERFHSVAILGFNSPEWFVSAVGAIFAGGIVTGIYATNSPEACHYIAYDCKANIIVVENQKQLDKIMQIWSRLPCLKAVVLYNDSLPERHPNLYTMQEFMELGNEIPDTTLNDIISSQKPNQCCVLVYTSGTTGKPKGAMLSHDNITWTAAHASRAGDMQPAEIQQEIIVSYLPLSHIAAQIYDLWTGIKWGEQVYFAEPDALKGSLVNTLKEAQPTSHMGVPRVWEKIMEKLKDTSAQSGFMKKKVLSWAMSISLERNLSCSGSSDLKPFRTRLADYLVLAKIRSALGFSHCQKHFSGAAPLTTETLDFFLSLNIPLYQAYGMSETTGPHCMSGPYVYRRRSCGKAVPGCKVKLVNEDADGNGEICFWGRTVFMGYLNMEDKTKEAIDNDGWLHSGDLGRLDKDGFLYVTGRIKELIITAGGENVPPIPIEDEVKKELPIVSNAMLIGDQKKFLSMLLTLKSTLDPDTSDPTDNLTEQAREFCQKIGSKATTVSEIVATRDQAVYQAIQEGINRVNMKSTASVQHIQKWTVLERDFSISGGEFGPTMKLKRPAVLEKYKDEINSFYKE from the exons AGCCTTTATGGACTACATTTGCTGATAGTGTGGTCAAGCTCAGAATAGATCACTCATGTTCACAAACTCCAATAACAGTTCATCAGATGTTCAAAGAGACTGTGGATAAATATGGGCCGCTCAATGCTATGGCCAGCAAAAAGAATGGAGAATgggaaaaaatcacatttgcagAGTATTACAATCTTTCCTGGAAAGCAGCCAAAAGCTTTTTGAAG CTTGGTCTTGAACGATTCCACAGTGTAGCAATACTTGGATTTAACTCTCCAGAATGGTTCGTTTCAGCGGTTGGGGCTATTTTTGCTGG AGGAATTGTCACAGGCATCTATGCAACCAACTCTCCCGAGGCCTGCCACTACATTGCTTATGACTGCAAAGCCAATATCATTGTGGTAGAAAATCAAAAACAACTGGACAAGATAATGCAG ATCTGGAGTCGTCTACCGTGCTTGAAAGCAGTTGTGCTATACAATGACTCTTTGCCAGAGAGACATCCCAATTTATATACG ATGCAAGAATTTATGGAGTTGGGAAATGAGATACCAGATACTACACTCAATGACATTATTAGCTCTCAAAAGCCAAACCAATGCTGTGTGCTAGTATACACTTCTGGAACAACTGGGAAGCCAAAAGGAGCCATGCTGAGTCATGACAAT ATAACCTGGACGGCAGCACATGCCAGCAGAGCAGGGGATATGCAACCAGCAGAAATCCAACAGGAGATTATAGTCAGTTACCTCCCGCTCAGCCACATAGCTGCTCAGATATATGACCTCTGGACTGGAATCAAGTGGGGAGAGCAAGTTTACTTTGCTGAGCCAGATGCTTTAAAG GGCAGCTTGGTCAATACACTGAAAGAAGCACAGCCAACATCTCATATGGGAGTTCCACGAGTATGGGAGAAAATCATGGAGAAATTAAAGGACACATCTGCTCAGTCGGGATTTATGAAAAAGAAAGTGTTATCATGGGCCATGTCCATTAGCTTAGAGAGGAACCTAAGCTGCTCAGGAAG CAGTGACTTGAAGCCCTTTCGAACAAGATTAGCAGACTACTTAGTACTTGCAAAAATCCGCAGTGCTCTGGGATTTTCCCACTGTCAGAAGCATTTCTCTGGTGCTGCTCCTCTCACTACAGAAACTCTGGATTTCTTCTTGAGTCTGAACATCCCCTTGTACCAGGCGTATGGGATGAGTGAGACCACAGGCCCGCACTGCATGTCTGGGCCATATGTTTACAGACGTCGCAG CTGTGGCAAAGCAGTGCCTGGCTGCAAAGTGAAACTGGTGAATGAGGATGCAGATGGCAATGGAGAAATTTGTTTCTGGGGAAGAACTGTTTTCATGGGTTATTTAAATATGGAGGATAAAACAAAAGAAGCCATTGATAATGATGGGTGGTTGCATTCTGGAGACCTGGGAAGACTAGACAAGGACGGCTTCCTCTATGTTACTGGAAGAATTAAAG AGTTAATTATTACAGCTGGAGGTGAAAATGTGCCTCCGATCCCAATTGAAGATGAGGTCAAAAAGGAACTGCCAATTGTTAGCAATGCTATGTTGATTGGAGATCAAAAGAAGTTCTTATCAATGTTACTGACCTTAAAG AGTACTCTGGACCCAGATACATCCGATCCTACTGACAATCTGACTGAGCAAGCCAGAGAATTCTGCCAGAAAATTGGCAGCAAAGCCACTACAGTGTCAGAGATTGTGGCAACAAGAGATCAGGCTGTTTACCAGGCCATTCAAGAAGGAATCAACAGAGTCAACATGAAGTCCACTGCCAGTGTTCAGCATATTCAGAAATGGACAGTCCTGGAAAGAGATTTCTCCATTTCTGGTGGAGAATTTG GTCCTACGATGAAATTAAAACGACCTGCTGTGCTTGAAAAATACAAAGATGAAATTAATTCATTTTACAAAGAATAA
- the ACSBG1 gene encoding long-chain-fatty-acid--CoA ligase ACSBG1 isoform X5, translating into MFKETVDKYGPLNAMASKKNGEWEKITFAEYYNLSWKAAKSFLKLGLERFHSVAILGFNSPEWFVSAVGAIFAGGIVTGIYATNSPEACHYIAYDCKANIIVVENQKQLDKIMQIWSRLPCLKAVVLYNDSLPERHPNLYTMQEFMELGNEIPDTTLNDIISSQKPNQCCVLVYTSGTTGKPKGAMLSHDNITWTAAHASRAGDMQPAEIQQEIIVSYLPLSHIAAQIYDLWTGIKWGEQVYFAEPDALKGSLVNTLKEAQPTSHMGVPRVWEKIMEKLKDTSAQSGFMKKKVLSWAMSISLERNLSCSGSSDLKPFRTRLADYLVLAKIRSALGFSHCQKHFSGAAPLTTETLDFFLSLNIPLYQAYGMSETTGPHCMSGPYVYRRRSCGKAVPGCKVKLVNEDADGNGEICFWGRTVFMGYLNMEDKTKEAIDNDGWLHSGDLGRLDKDGFLYVTGRIKELIITAGGENVPPIPIEDEVKKELPIVSNAMLIGDQKKFLSMLLTLKSTLDPDTSDPTDNLTEQAREFCQKIGSKATTVSEIVATRDQAVYQAIQEGINRVNMKSTASVQHIQKWTVLERDFSISGGEFGPTMKLKRPAVLEKYKDEINSFYKE; encoded by the exons ATGTTCAAAGAGACTGTGGATAAATATGGGCCGCTCAATGCTATGGCCAGCAAAAAGAATGGAGAATgggaaaaaatcacatttgcagAGTATTACAATCTTTCCTGGAAAGCAGCCAAAAGCTTTTTGAAG CTTGGTCTTGAACGATTCCACAGTGTAGCAATACTTGGATTTAACTCTCCAGAATGGTTCGTTTCAGCGGTTGGGGCTATTTTTGCTGG AGGAATTGTCACAGGCATCTATGCAACCAACTCTCCCGAGGCCTGCCACTACATTGCTTATGACTGCAAAGCCAATATCATTGTGGTAGAAAATCAAAAACAACTGGACAAGATAATGCAG ATCTGGAGTCGTCTACCGTGCTTGAAAGCAGTTGTGCTATACAATGACTCTTTGCCAGAGAGACATCCCAATTTATATACG ATGCAAGAATTTATGGAGTTGGGAAATGAGATACCAGATACTACACTCAATGACATTATTAGCTCTCAAAAGCCAAACCAATGCTGTGTGCTAGTATACACTTCTGGAACAACTGGGAAGCCAAAAGGAGCCATGCTGAGTCATGACAAT ATAACCTGGACGGCAGCACATGCCAGCAGAGCAGGGGATATGCAACCAGCAGAAATCCAACAGGAGATTATAGTCAGTTACCTCCCGCTCAGCCACATAGCTGCTCAGATATATGACCTCTGGACTGGAATCAAGTGGGGAGAGCAAGTTTACTTTGCTGAGCCAGATGCTTTAAAG GGCAGCTTGGTCAATACACTGAAAGAAGCACAGCCAACATCTCATATGGGAGTTCCACGAGTATGGGAGAAAATCATGGAGAAATTAAAGGACACATCTGCTCAGTCGGGATTTATGAAAAAGAAAGTGTTATCATGGGCCATGTCCATTAGCTTAGAGAGGAACCTAAGCTGCTCAGGAAG CAGTGACTTGAAGCCCTTTCGAACAAGATTAGCAGACTACTTAGTACTTGCAAAAATCCGCAGTGCTCTGGGATTTTCCCACTGTCAGAAGCATTTCTCTGGTGCTGCTCCTCTCACTACAGAAACTCTGGATTTCTTCTTGAGTCTGAACATCCCCTTGTACCAGGCGTATGGGATGAGTGAGACCACAGGCCCGCACTGCATGTCTGGGCCATATGTTTACAGACGTCGCAG CTGTGGCAAAGCAGTGCCTGGCTGCAAAGTGAAACTGGTGAATGAGGATGCAGATGGCAATGGAGAAATTTGTTTCTGGGGAAGAACTGTTTTCATGGGTTATTTAAATATGGAGGATAAAACAAAAGAAGCCATTGATAATGATGGGTGGTTGCATTCTGGAGACCTGGGAAGACTAGACAAGGACGGCTTCCTCTATGTTACTGGAAGAATTAAAG AGTTAATTATTACAGCTGGAGGTGAAAATGTGCCTCCGATCCCAATTGAAGATGAGGTCAAAAAGGAACTGCCAATTGTTAGCAATGCTATGTTGATTGGAGATCAAAAGAAGTTCTTATCAATGTTACTGACCTTAAAG AGTACTCTGGACCCAGATACATCCGATCCTACTGACAATCTGACTGAGCAAGCCAGAGAATTCTGCCAGAAAATTGGCAGCAAAGCCACTACAGTGTCAGAGATTGTGGCAACAAGAGATCAGGCTGTTTACCAGGCCATTCAAGAAGGAATCAACAGAGTCAACATGAAGTCCACTGCCAGTGTTCAGCATATTCAGAAATGGACAGTCCTGGAAAGAGATTTCTCCATTTCTGGTGGAGAATTTG GTCCTACGATGAAATTAAAACGACCTGCTGTGCTTGAAAAATACAAAGATGAAATTAATTCATTTTACAAAGAATAA
- the ACSBG1 gene encoding long-chain-fatty-acid--CoA ligase ACSBG1 isoform X2, producing MFRKRLLLAGIVNVRNIILNTLQPKGINILRRTLTDKQNISKESLTYSEKIQDKGKEPPEPLWTTFADSVVKLRIDHSCSQTPITVHQMFKETVDKYGPLNAMASKKNGEWEKITFAEYYNLSWKAAKSFLKLGLERFHSVAILGFNSPEWFVSAVGAIFAGGIVTGIYATNSPEACHYIAYDCKANIIVVENQKQLDKIMQIWSRLPCLKAVVLYNDSLPERHPNLYTMQEFMELGNEIPDTTLNDIISSQKPNQCCVLVYTSGTTGKPKGAMLSHDNITWTAAHASRAGDMQPAEIQQEIIVSYLPLSHIAAQIYDLWTGIKWGEQVYFAEPDALKGSLVNTLKEAQPTSHMGVPRVWEKIMEKLKDTSAQSGFMKKKVLSWAMSISLERNLSCSGSDLKPFRTRLADYLVLAKIRSALGFSHCQKHFSGAAPLTTETLDFFLSLNIPLYQAYGMSETTGPHCMSGPYVYRRRSCGKAVPGCKVKLVNEDADGNGEICFWGRTVFMGYLNMEDKTKEAIDNDGWLHSGDLGRLDKDGFLYVTGRIKELIITAGGENVPPIPIEDEVKKELPIVSNAMLIGDQKKFLSMLLTLKSTLDPDTSDPTDNLTEQAREFCQKIGSKATTVSEIVATRDQAVYQAIQEGINRVNMKSTASVQHIQKWTVLERDFSISGGEFGPTMKLKRPAVLEKYKDEINSFYKE from the exons AGCCTTTATGGACTACATTTGCTGATAGTGTGGTCAAGCTCAGAATAGATCACTCATGTTCACAAACTCCAATAACAGTTCATCAGATGTTCAAAGAGACTGTGGATAAATATGGGCCGCTCAATGCTATGGCCAGCAAAAAGAATGGAGAATgggaaaaaatcacatttgcagAGTATTACAATCTTTCCTGGAAAGCAGCCAAAAGCTTTTTGAAG CTTGGTCTTGAACGATTCCACAGTGTAGCAATACTTGGATTTAACTCTCCAGAATGGTTCGTTTCAGCGGTTGGGGCTATTTTTGCTGG AGGAATTGTCACAGGCATCTATGCAACCAACTCTCCCGAGGCCTGCCACTACATTGCTTATGACTGCAAAGCCAATATCATTGTGGTAGAAAATCAAAAACAACTGGACAAGATAATGCAG ATCTGGAGTCGTCTACCGTGCTTGAAAGCAGTTGTGCTATACAATGACTCTTTGCCAGAGAGACATCCCAATTTATATACG ATGCAAGAATTTATGGAGTTGGGAAATGAGATACCAGATACTACACTCAATGACATTATTAGCTCTCAAAAGCCAAACCAATGCTGTGTGCTAGTATACACTTCTGGAACAACTGGGAAGCCAAAAGGAGCCATGCTGAGTCATGACAAT ATAACCTGGACGGCAGCACATGCCAGCAGAGCAGGGGATATGCAACCAGCAGAAATCCAACAGGAGATTATAGTCAGTTACCTCCCGCTCAGCCACATAGCTGCTCAGATATATGACCTCTGGACTGGAATCAAGTGGGGAGAGCAAGTTTACTTTGCTGAGCCAGATGCTTTAAAG GGCAGCTTGGTCAATACACTGAAAGAAGCACAGCCAACATCTCATATGGGAGTTCCACGAGTATGGGAGAAAATCATGGAGAAATTAAAGGACACATCTGCTCAGTCGGGATTTATGAAAAAGAAAGTGTTATCATGGGCCATGTCCATTAGCTTAGAGAGGAACCTAAGCTGCTCAGGAAG TGACTTGAAGCCCTTTCGAACAAGATTAGCAGACTACTTAGTACTTGCAAAAATCCGCAGTGCTCTGGGATTTTCCCACTGTCAGAAGCATTTCTCTGGTGCTGCTCCTCTCACTACAGAAACTCTGGATTTCTTCTTGAGTCTGAACATCCCCTTGTACCAGGCGTATGGGATGAGTGAGACCACAGGCCCGCACTGCATGTCTGGGCCATATGTTTACAGACGTCGCAG CTGTGGCAAAGCAGTGCCTGGCTGCAAAGTGAAACTGGTGAATGAGGATGCAGATGGCAATGGAGAAATTTGTTTCTGGGGAAGAACTGTTTTCATGGGTTATTTAAATATGGAGGATAAAACAAAAGAAGCCATTGATAATGATGGGTGGTTGCATTCTGGAGACCTGGGAAGACTAGACAAGGACGGCTTCCTCTATGTTACTGGAAGAATTAAAG AGTTAATTATTACAGCTGGAGGTGAAAATGTGCCTCCGATCCCAATTGAAGATGAGGTCAAAAAGGAACTGCCAATTGTTAGCAATGCTATGTTGATTGGAGATCAAAAGAAGTTCTTATCAATGTTACTGACCTTAAAG AGTACTCTGGACCCAGATACATCCGATCCTACTGACAATCTGACTGAGCAAGCCAGAGAATTCTGCCAGAAAATTGGCAGCAAAGCCACTACAGTGTCAGAGATTGTGGCAACAAGAGATCAGGCTGTTTACCAGGCCATTCAAGAAGGAATCAACAGAGTCAACATGAAGTCCACTGCCAGTGTTCAGCATATTCAGAAATGGACAGTCCTGGAAAGAGATTTCTCCATTTCTGGTGGAGAATTTG GTCCTACGATGAAATTAAAACGACCTGCTGTGCTTGAAAAATACAAAGATGAAATTAATTCATTTTACAAAGAATAA
- the ACSBG1 gene encoding long-chain-fatty-acid--CoA ligase ACSBG1 isoform X7: MQIWSRLPCLKAVVLYNDSLPERHPNLYTMQEFMELGNEIPDTTLNDIISSQKPNQCCVLVYTSGTTGKPKGAMLSHDNITWTAAHASRAGDMQPAEIQQEIIVSYLPLSHIAAQIYDLWTGIKWGEQVYFAEPDALKGSLVNTLKEAQPTSHMGVPRVWEKIMEKLKDTSAQSGFMKKKVLSWAMSISLERNLSCSGSSDLKPFRTRLADYLVLAKIRSALGFSHCQKHFSGAAPLTTETLDFFLSLNIPLYQAYGMSETTGPHCMSGPYVYRRRSCGKAVPGCKVKLVNEDADGNGEICFWGRTVFMGYLNMEDKTKEAIDNDGWLHSGDLGRLDKDGFLYVTGRIKELIITAGGENVPPIPIEDEVKKELPIVSNAMLIGDQKKFLSMLLTLKSTLDPDTSDPTDNLTEQAREFCQKIGSKATTVSEIVATRDQAVYQAIQEGINRVNMKSTASVQHIQKWTVLERDFSISGGEFGPTMKLKRPAVLEKYKDEINSFYKE, from the exons ATGCAG ATCTGGAGTCGTCTACCGTGCTTGAAAGCAGTTGTGCTATACAATGACTCTTTGCCAGAGAGACATCCCAATTTATATACG ATGCAAGAATTTATGGAGTTGGGAAATGAGATACCAGATACTACACTCAATGACATTATTAGCTCTCAAAAGCCAAACCAATGCTGTGTGCTAGTATACACTTCTGGAACAACTGGGAAGCCAAAAGGAGCCATGCTGAGTCATGACAAT ATAACCTGGACGGCAGCACATGCCAGCAGAGCAGGGGATATGCAACCAGCAGAAATCCAACAGGAGATTATAGTCAGTTACCTCCCGCTCAGCCACATAGCTGCTCAGATATATGACCTCTGGACTGGAATCAAGTGGGGAGAGCAAGTTTACTTTGCTGAGCCAGATGCTTTAAAG GGCAGCTTGGTCAATACACTGAAAGAAGCACAGCCAACATCTCATATGGGAGTTCCACGAGTATGGGAGAAAATCATGGAGAAATTAAAGGACACATCTGCTCAGTCGGGATTTATGAAAAAGAAAGTGTTATCATGGGCCATGTCCATTAGCTTAGAGAGGAACCTAAGCTGCTCAGGAAG CAGTGACTTGAAGCCCTTTCGAACAAGATTAGCAGACTACTTAGTACTTGCAAAAATCCGCAGTGCTCTGGGATTTTCCCACTGTCAGAAGCATTTCTCTGGTGCTGCTCCTCTCACTACAGAAACTCTGGATTTCTTCTTGAGTCTGAACATCCCCTTGTACCAGGCGTATGGGATGAGTGAGACCACAGGCCCGCACTGCATGTCTGGGCCATATGTTTACAGACGTCGCAG CTGTGGCAAAGCAGTGCCTGGCTGCAAAGTGAAACTGGTGAATGAGGATGCAGATGGCAATGGAGAAATTTGTTTCTGGGGAAGAACTGTTTTCATGGGTTATTTAAATATGGAGGATAAAACAAAAGAAGCCATTGATAATGATGGGTGGTTGCATTCTGGAGACCTGGGAAGACTAGACAAGGACGGCTTCCTCTATGTTACTGGAAGAATTAAAG AGTTAATTATTACAGCTGGAGGTGAAAATGTGCCTCCGATCCCAATTGAAGATGAGGTCAAAAAGGAACTGCCAATTGTTAGCAATGCTATGTTGATTGGAGATCAAAAGAAGTTCTTATCAATGTTACTGACCTTAAAG AGTACTCTGGACCCAGATACATCCGATCCTACTGACAATCTGACTGAGCAAGCCAGAGAATTCTGCCAGAAAATTGGCAGCAAAGCCACTACAGTGTCAGAGATTGTGGCAACAAGAGATCAGGCTGTTTACCAGGCCATTCAAGAAGGAATCAACAGAGTCAACATGAAGTCCACTGCCAGTGTTCAGCATATTCAGAAATGGACAGTCCTGGAAAGAGATTTCTCCATTTCTGGTGGAGAATTTG GTCCTACGATGAAATTAAAACGACCTGCTGTGCTTGAAAAATACAAAGATGAAATTAATTCATTTTACAAAGAATAA
- the ACSBG1 gene encoding long-chain-fatty-acid--CoA ligase ACSBG1 isoform X8, translated as MQEFMELGNEIPDTTLNDIISSQKPNQCCVLVYTSGTTGKPKGAMLSHDNITWTAAHASRAGDMQPAEIQQEIIVSYLPLSHIAAQIYDLWTGIKWGEQVYFAEPDALKGSLVNTLKEAQPTSHMGVPRVWEKIMEKLKDTSAQSGFMKKKVLSWAMSISLERNLSCSGSSDLKPFRTRLADYLVLAKIRSALGFSHCQKHFSGAAPLTTETLDFFLSLNIPLYQAYGMSETTGPHCMSGPYVYRRRSCGKAVPGCKVKLVNEDADGNGEICFWGRTVFMGYLNMEDKTKEAIDNDGWLHSGDLGRLDKDGFLYVTGRIKELIITAGGENVPPIPIEDEVKKELPIVSNAMLIGDQKKFLSMLLTLKSTLDPDTSDPTDNLTEQAREFCQKIGSKATTVSEIVATRDQAVYQAIQEGINRVNMKSTASVQHIQKWTVLERDFSISGGEFGPTMKLKRPAVLEKYKDEINSFYKE; from the exons ATGCAAGAATTTATGGAGTTGGGAAATGAGATACCAGATACTACACTCAATGACATTATTAGCTCTCAAAAGCCAAACCAATGCTGTGTGCTAGTATACACTTCTGGAACAACTGGGAAGCCAAAAGGAGCCATGCTGAGTCATGACAAT ATAACCTGGACGGCAGCACATGCCAGCAGAGCAGGGGATATGCAACCAGCAGAAATCCAACAGGAGATTATAGTCAGTTACCTCCCGCTCAGCCACATAGCTGCTCAGATATATGACCTCTGGACTGGAATCAAGTGGGGAGAGCAAGTTTACTTTGCTGAGCCAGATGCTTTAAAG GGCAGCTTGGTCAATACACTGAAAGAAGCACAGCCAACATCTCATATGGGAGTTCCACGAGTATGGGAGAAAATCATGGAGAAATTAAAGGACACATCTGCTCAGTCGGGATTTATGAAAAAGAAAGTGTTATCATGGGCCATGTCCATTAGCTTAGAGAGGAACCTAAGCTGCTCAGGAAG CAGTGACTTGAAGCCCTTTCGAACAAGATTAGCAGACTACTTAGTACTTGCAAAAATCCGCAGTGCTCTGGGATTTTCCCACTGTCAGAAGCATTTCTCTGGTGCTGCTCCTCTCACTACAGAAACTCTGGATTTCTTCTTGAGTCTGAACATCCCCTTGTACCAGGCGTATGGGATGAGTGAGACCACAGGCCCGCACTGCATGTCTGGGCCATATGTTTACAGACGTCGCAG CTGTGGCAAAGCAGTGCCTGGCTGCAAAGTGAAACTGGTGAATGAGGATGCAGATGGCAATGGAGAAATTTGTTTCTGGGGAAGAACTGTTTTCATGGGTTATTTAAATATGGAGGATAAAACAAAAGAAGCCATTGATAATGATGGGTGGTTGCATTCTGGAGACCTGGGAAGACTAGACAAGGACGGCTTCCTCTATGTTACTGGAAGAATTAAAG AGTTAATTATTACAGCTGGAGGTGAAAATGTGCCTCCGATCCCAATTGAAGATGAGGTCAAAAAGGAACTGCCAATTGTTAGCAATGCTATGTTGATTGGAGATCAAAAGAAGTTCTTATCAATGTTACTGACCTTAAAG AGTACTCTGGACCCAGATACATCCGATCCTACTGACAATCTGACTGAGCAAGCCAGAGAATTCTGCCAGAAAATTGGCAGCAAAGCCACTACAGTGTCAGAGATTGTGGCAACAAGAGATCAGGCTGTTTACCAGGCCATTCAAGAAGGAATCAACAGAGTCAACATGAAGTCCACTGCCAGTGTTCAGCATATTCAGAAATGGACAGTCCTGGAAAGAGATTTCTCCATTTCTGGTGGAGAATTTG GTCCTACGATGAAATTAAAACGACCTGCTGTGCTTGAAAAATACAAAGATGAAATTAATTCATTTTACAAAGAATAA